Proteins from a genomic interval of Danio rerio strain Tuebingen ecotype United States chromosome 4, GRCz12tu, whole genome shotgun sequence:
- the LOC141381651 gene encoding uncharacterized protein: MSRVTKKKNPSLHQGEDNDEEEVQVVAEEAVGGKPAGVTEVSVAELASLLRAHMARTECCEMDRQRKYVNQERRFKALQHQFSLLQMEVQARTSPTTHLLDDDQEASGWSDANPLNSDGLPVTQVRQNNSDQTVDNIVLPPSLVPRLEKLNETDDVEHFLVTFQQIAVACRWNRSDWVWHLIPLLTGKARAAYVNMEVTESADYDKVKSAILKKNDINVETYRQRFRSLAVNPSESPKELYSRLKELFTKWIQPKGKTVEEVSEAIILEQYLRILSPELQVWIRERDPGSASEAASWADVFVAARGRSKPWTFKSGGENCSISMGQGRQKTEGQGKPYFGKAPGNLSLTSRRPPICHMCGQEGHIKPNCQKNSVQSMHLCFVPKKNPIPADSTALRMTVVESDGKLLSALIDTGSDQTLMDRRFVPPALIDQRNQLPIRCVHGDERLLPTASISMKVKGQAYVLKVGVSDSLPFPIILGRDLPVLFELLHPAQECNMVVTRSMAKPNEEHVHTLSTLPFFETEIETGVAEKRKTRREKIREKVKHNAFKPVSCHLPVDFQLPIDIIQMQQSDISLKECLSRSVDAEEEEEKPEDDKTVTFVRIKGILYRQIGPRRQLVVPQCVREVVLHLSHSVPWAGHLGKNKTIA; this comes from the coding sequence ATGAGTCGTGTAACCAAGAAAAAGAACCCATCTCTGCATCAAGGAGAAGATAATGATGAAGAGGAAGTCCAAGTGGTGGCTGAAGAGGCTGTTGGAGGAAAGCCAGCAGGGGTAACTGAAGTTTCAGTGGCTGAACTTGCAAGCTTACTAAGAGCACACATGGCCAGGACAGAGTGCTGTGAGATGGACAGACAGAGGAAGTATGTGAATCAGGAGCGACGCTTTAAAGCTCTCCAGCACCAATTTAGTTTGCTACAGATGGAGGTTCAAGCCCGCACTTCTCCAACCACTCATCTGCTTGATGATGATCAAGAGGCCTCAGGATGGTCTGATGCAAACCCGCTAAATTCAGATGGGCTGCCAGTGACTCAGGTACGTCAGAATAATTCTGATCAAACTGTGGATAACATAGTCCTGCCCCCCTCTCTAGTGCCTAGGCTGGAAAAGTTAAATGAGACTGACGATGTGGAGCACTTTCTAGTCACCTTTCAACAGATTGCTGTTGCTTGTAGATGGAACAGGAGTGACTGGGTCTGGCACCTGATTCCACTGTTGACTGGTAAGGCCAGAGCAGCCTATGTTAATATGGAAGTGACAGAGTCAGCTGATTATGATAAAGTTAAGTCTGCTATTCTGAagaaaaatgacatcaatgttgaAACATATCGACAAAGGTTTCGTTCTCTGGCTGTTAATCCATCCGAAAGTCCAAAGGAGCTTTATAGCCGTCTTAAAGAGCTGTTTACTAAATGGATTCAACCTAAGGGGAAGACTGTAGAAGAGGTGAGTGAAGCTATTATACTTGAACAGTACCTCAGAATACTCTCCCCTGAACTGCAGGTGTGGATAAGGGAACGTGACCCTGGATCTGCTTCGGAGGCAGCGTCATGGGCTGATGTGTTTGTGGCAGCTAGAGGAAGGAGTAAGCCTTGGACATTTAAGTCTGGTGGTGAGAATTGCTCTATTAGTATGGGGCAGGGCCGACAGAAGACAGAGGGACAAGGTAAACCTTACTTTGGTAAAGCACCTGGCAATTTGAGTCTGACGTCAAGACGGCCGCCAATATGCCATATGTGTGGGCAAGAAGGGCACATCAAACCAAATTGTCAAAAGAATTCTGTACAGTCTATGCATCTGTGTTTTGTCCCCAAGAAAAACCCTATCCCAGCTGATTCAACCGCTTTAAGGATGACTGTTGTGGAGTCGGATGGTAAACTCTTGTCTGCTTTAATAGATACTGGCAGTGATCAGACTCTGATGGACAGGAGATTTGTGCCACCGGCTTTGATCGACCAGAGAAATCAGCTGCCCATTCGTTGTGTGCATGGAGATGAGAGGTTGCTGCCCACAGCCAGTATCAGTATGAAGGTAAAAGGGCAAGCATATGTGCTGAAGGTGGGTGTGTCTGACAGCTTACCTTTTCCAATAATTCTGGGTCGTGATCTACCTGTATTATTTGAATTGTTGCATCCAGCACAGGAGTGTAATATGGTAGTCACCCGATCAATGGCGAAACCAAATGAAGAACATGTGCATACATTGAGTACATTACCTTTCTTTGAGACCGAAATAGAGACTGGCGTGGCAGAGAAGAGAAAGACAAGGAGGGAGAAGATCAGAGAAAAGGTAAAACACAATGCCTTTAAACCTGTCTCATGTCATTTGCCTGTTGACTTCCAGTTGCCAATAGATATCATCCAGATGCAACAGAGTGATATCAGCCTGAAAGAGTGTTTGAGTAGATCTGTAGAtgctgaggaggaggaggagaaaccTGAGGATGACAAGACTGTGACGTTTGTGAGGATCAAGGGGATACTTTATCGCCAGATTGGGCCACGGAGACAGTTGGTGGTTCCGCAGTGTGTTCGAGAGGTTGTATTACATCTGAGCCACTCTGTTCCTTGGGCTGGCCACCTGGGGAAGAATAAGACCATTGCTTGA
- the LOC110439467 gene encoding uncharacterized protein, with amino-acid sequence MDAPLQGKLSSHQLMTRYACDIRVIRLLRERGLGNRPTRVIKQLKENHSDEWLQRLARYTTQCVDFLSGPGVLLITFQEPPAPTVVPSCKWLLTVYSQDILTRLNEIHARITSTHGSILKMDSTKKITKKLAGTARRTGLWLTSVGNEFGQVLISVLTAQEGAGLDRMVDGLVRRYQESGVDPPAVFYVDCGCCTDVGETKLKARFRGWPELTVKLDIWHFMRRIAVGCTTDAHQLYPIFMSQISACIFEWDAADVSLLRQAKRVLLMSQGWPALTDADVNKHLTREELALHCRRRTRGEETTILLLEQLLTELMSNKGNDSLGVPLLDKERMGHIWSVQKKHIKCIQDPPGVVLYTETGSITKGDVLLWTYRCARGSTSLESFHLHLNRFIPGYSANSLNFQIYLLEGLNRWNQDREAASLASEPSALRSYTGELVHCVNCNFEKLFGRKVVPNFCPPARYTGELIGVQYLFQQTGQALQNMNPDCEQTAELIEDLNVDEREEDEGFCDISEDHSIVDPEAALSPSSSTLRSGSSTAVTSSVASLPVSTCPALIPDPPVQPEEPISPVPLEPEEATEDDDEDNDDEDDDDGDEETAVDYQNIPGFQHVDRLAEYLVELRTHKSLSLTNQEANEIIGLWQSLHDQDKKRVVYAARHQKRLLSGRFKTPKKPTHTPGVESTTRCVLGASSAPAQWPDCCRLVETIFIRLCTIHPSPKRKGKGTLSRWSLILQDYRRIRQLILGNSLVMGGTSMQLVEVNQNTLIQWFNNRQKKQELSVLLQGIQLPQHLPEAQEPLPVAKSLRTEPDQPGEQHQYVLPESTAGQARQRQTSVGRPPLRPKAPVQTQVIFTPPAPGASLQMVPNIYIPATPGYQGMPMFQGVPMFQAVPMVQGIPMAQGIPMMQGVQMARGIPVVQGMPLRQPPLQPTMSSTSSQPAASPSTSGAIPKRPYRRTVQACVLFCSKVWAVQNKCHRP; translated from the exons GTACGCCTGTGATATAAGAGTCATTCGCCTACTGCGTGAGCGTGGACTAGGCAACAGACCCACAAGGGTCATCAAACAACTGAAAGAAAACCACAGTGATGAGTGGCTCCAGCGTCTAGCCCGCTACACCACTCAGTGTGTGGATTTCCTCAGTGGACCTGGGGTGTTGCTGATCACCTTCCAGGAGCCCCCAGCACCTACAGTTGTGCCAAGCTGCAAGTGGCTCCTCACTGTCTACAGCCAGGACATCTTGACAAGGTTGAATGAAATCCATGCCAGGATAACATCGACCCATGGGTCCATCTTGAAGATGGATTCAACTAAAAAG ATCACAAAAAAGCTGGCTGGGACAGCAAGAAGAACAGGACTTTGGCTCACCTCTGTTGGCAATGAGTTTGGTCAGGTGCTGATAAGTGTGCTCACTGCCCAGGAAGGAGCAGGACTGGACAGGATGGTGGATGGGCTGGTCAGAAGATACCAGGAGTCTGGTGTGGATCCACCTGCTGTTTTTTATGTGGACTGTGGGTGCTGCACTGATGTGGGTGAGACCAAACTCAAAGCCAGGTTTAGAGGATGGCCGGAGTTGACTGTGAAATTGGACATCTGGCACTTTATGCGCAGGATTGCTGTGGGATGTACAACTGATGCTCATCAACTGTATCCCATCTTCATGTCACAGATCTCTGCGTGCATTTTTGAATGGGATGCGGCTGATGTTTCTTTGCTACGCCAAGCAAAGCGAGTACTGTTGATGTCCCAAGGTTGGCCTGCGTTGACAGATGCTGATGTCAACAAGCATCTCACCAGGGAGGAGCTGGCTCTCCATTGCCGGAGGAGGACCCGTGGGGAGGAGACTACCATCCTTCTACTTGAACAGCTTCTTACTGAGCTCATGAGCAACAAGGGCAATGACTCGCTTGGCGTTCCTCTTTTAGACAAGGAAAGGATGGGGCACATCTGGAGTGTCCaaaaaaagcatataaaatgCATTCAGGACCCCCCTGGTGTCGTGCTCTATACTGAAACGGGGAGCATAACCAAGGGAGATGTTCTGCTATGGACCTACAGATGTGCCAGGGGCTCCACGTCTCTCGAGTCATTTCATTTACACCTCAATCGTTTCATCCCAG gGTACAGCGCAAATAGTCTGAACTTTCAGATTTATTTGCTGGAGGGACTAAACAGGTGGAACCAGGACCGGGAGGCTGCTTCCTTGGCATCTGAACCATCAGCTTTACGCAGCTACACAGGAGAACTTGTTCACTGTGTAAACTGCAACTTTGAAAAGCTGTTTGGGAGAAAAGTGGTGCCCAACTTTTGTCCGCCTGCACGTTACACTG gtgAGCTCATTGGAGTGCAGTATCTGTTCCAGCAGACTGGTCAGGCACTGCAGAACATGAACCCAGACTGTGAGCAGACTGCTGAGCTCATTGAGGATCTCAATGTGGATGAGCGAGAAGAAGATGAGGGCTTCTGTGACATCAGTGAGGATCACTCTATTGTTGATCCGGAGGCTGCTCTGTCACCatcctcctccacattgagatcgGGTTCCTCCACTGCAGTCACCAGCAGTGTCGCTTCTTTGCCAGTCTCCACATGCCCTGCACTGATCCCTGACCCACCTGTGCAGCCTGAAGAACCAATTTCACCTGTGCCCTTAGAGCCAGAAGAGGCTACGGAAGATGATGACGAAGACAATGATGATGAAgacgatgatgatggtgatgaagagacT GCTGTTGACTACCAAAATATTCCGGGCTTCCAGCATGTGGACAGGctggctgaatatctggttgaGCTTCGGACCCACAAAAGCCTCAGCCTCACCAACCAGGAGGCCAACGAGATCATTGGTCTTTGGCAAAGCCTGCATGACCAAGACAAGAAGCGGGTGGTGTATGCAGCTCGACACCAGAAGCGACTGCTGAGTGGGCGATTTAAAACACCCAAGAAGCCCACTCACACCCCTGGCGTGGAGAGCACTACCAGATGTGTGCTCGGTGCAAGCAGTGCTCCTGCTCAGTGGCCTGACTGTTGCCGTCTTGTGGAAACCATCTTTATTAGGCTTTGTACCATCCACCCTAGTCCCAAGCGAAAAGGCAAGGGAACCCTTTCAAGATGGTCTCTGATCCTGCAAGACTACCGCAGGATTAGGCAACTCATACTGGGCAACAGCTTGGTAATGGGAGGTACATCCATGCAGCTGGTTGAGGTAAACCAGAATACCCTGATTCAGTGGTTTAATAACAGACAGAAGAAACAGGAGCTGTCTGTGCTGCTTCAGGGTATTCAGTTGCCTCAACACCTCCCAGAAGCCCAGGAGCCTCTCCCAGTTGCCAAAAGTCTTCGGACAGAGCCAGACCAACCAGGAGAGCAGCACCAGTATGTGTTGCCAGAGAGCACAGCAGGTCAGGCAAGGCAGAGGCAGACATCTGTTGGACGACCCCCACTCAGACCCAAGGCACCAGTACAGACCCAGGtcatatttacaccaccagcacctgGAGCATCGCTGCAGATGGTACCCAACATATACATCCCAGCTACACCAGGGTACCAGGGTATGCCGATGTTTCAGGGTGTACCAATGTTCCAGGCTGTGCCAATGGTCCAGGGAATCCCTATGGCCCAGGGTATCCCGATGATGCAAGGAGTGCAGATGGCCAGGGGTATCCCAGTGGTGCAGGGGATGCCACTCAGACAGCCACCACTTCAGCCAACAATGTCCAGTACCAGCTCACAGCCTGCTGCATCACCATCTACATCTGGAGCCATTCCCAAAAGACCGTACCGTAGAACTGTTCAAGCGTGTGTTCTGTTCTGTTCAAAAGTGTGGGCAGTTCAAAACAAATGCCACAGGCCATAG